From Vreelandella neptunia, the proteins below share one genomic window:
- a CDS encoding sulfite exporter TauE/SafE family protein, translating to MSLWMGAALVSVVFFTSMLSGVFGMAGGLVLLWFLLLIFPAGTAMAVHGVIQLTSNGSRAWLSRRYIVWRIVAFMTLGVLSAAGLLLLFNYSPNAASVSILIGLMPILVWLPKRWFHLDANRASHALCCGIASGGLTIAAGVSGPLIDILFVRSRMDRRQVVATKAMIQVVAHSIKIIFYLGAAMALSTGEWGIVLLAAPFAIFGTHTGNRILHRLTDANFRTWTRWIVTGIGVFYFLQGLFLLTR from the coding sequence ATGTCACTATGGATGGGTGCGGCCCTGGTTAGCGTGGTGTTCTTCACCTCAATGCTCTCCGGGGTATTTGGTATGGCGGGCGGATTGGTACTGCTATGGTTTCTGCTGCTGATCTTTCCCGCCGGCACGGCGATGGCCGTTCACGGGGTTATTCAACTCACTTCTAACGGTTCGCGGGCGTGGCTGTCACGGCGCTATATTGTCTGGCGCATTGTCGCTTTTATGACGCTGGGTGTACTAAGCGCCGCTGGCCTGCTTCTGCTGTTCAACTACAGTCCCAATGCCGCCAGCGTCTCTATATTGATTGGCCTAATGCCGATTTTGGTATGGCTGCCCAAGCGCTGGTTTCACCTGGATGCCAACCGCGCCAGCCACGCGCTGTGCTGCGGCATTGCTTCCGGCGGATTGACGATTGCCGCAGGGGTTTCCGGGCCGCTAATCGATATCTTATTTGTGCGCTCACGCATGGATCGCCGCCAAGTCGTGGCGACCAAGGCAATGATTCAGGTAGTGGCTCACAGCATTAAAATCATCTTCTATCTCGGCGCCGCCATGGCGCTTAGTACCGGCGAATGGGGCATTGTGCTGCTAGCGGCGCCGTTTGCGATCTTTGGCACCCACACCGGCAACCGCATTTTACACCGTCTCACCGATGCCAACTTCCGCACCTGGACGCGCTGGATCGTGACCGGCATTGGGGTTTTCTATTTCCTGCAAGGGCTCTTTCTACTCACTCGCTAG
- a CDS encoding lysozyme-like domain containing protein: MRHPVDGITEHFSADFSSCFPATFTKLRLWVTLSLLTLLSGCATFAPNPLQDQSNICEIFREQPSWYDYAQESEEKWGTPIATQMSFIQQESSFRSHVRPDRKYYLGFIPGPRPSSAKGYAQAQDPVWEEYEDQAGSLFARRTHMKHATDFIGWYNRRSQQQAGISLNNPEHLYYAYHEGAGGYQRGTYRGKSHVLSAGRQVATRANRYQAQLNACEAEFQCRKFYQVWPFCRS, translated from the coding sequence ATGCGTCACCCGGTTGATGGTATCACTGAGCACTTTAGCGCTGATTTCTCGTCTTGCTTCCCAGCGACTTTCACTAAGCTGCGCCTATGGGTAACGCTGAGCCTTTTAACGCTGCTTTCCGGCTGCGCCACTTTTGCGCCAAACCCACTCCAGGATCAAAGCAATATCTGCGAGATCTTCCGCGAACAGCCAAGCTGGTACGACTACGCTCAGGAATCCGAGGAGAAGTGGGGCACTCCGATCGCCACCCAGATGTCGTTTATTCAGCAGGAGTCTTCGTTTCGTAGCCATGTCCGCCCGGATCGCAAGTACTATCTAGGTTTTATCCCCGGCCCACGTCCCTCCTCCGCCAAAGGCTACGCCCAGGCCCAAGACCCCGTTTGGGAAGAGTATGAGGATCAAGCGGGCAGCCTGTTTGCCCGGCGTACTCATATGAAACACGCCACGGACTTTATTGGCTGGTACAACCGCCGCTCCCAGCAGCAGGCGGGTATCTCACTAAATAATCCTGAGCACCTCTACTATGCCTATCATGAAGGCGCGGGGGGCTACCAACGGGGTACTTACCGCGGGAAGTCCCACGTATTGAGTGCGGGTAGACAAGTGGCGACCCGCGCTAACCGTTACCAAGCCCAGCTCAACGCTTGCGAAGCGGAGTTCCAATGCCGCAAGTTTTACCAGGTCTGGCCATTCTGTCGTAGTTAA